A part of Streptomyces sp. NBC_00557 genomic DNA contains:
- a CDS encoding spermidine synthase, which produces MTAVYDSPVVLDRRDGPYGEVVLRRHGGLLQIIANGCFLMDTSDGRSERLLVDAAYEALDGRPQPSVLIGGLGVGFSLAHAAADPRWGRITVVEREPAVIDWHRDGPLAEVSADALRDPRTAIVQDDLVAFVNETSDTFDALCLDIDNGPGWTVTDDNHTLYSPAGLASCTRVLNPGGVLAVWSAEPSPEFEGTLRNAGFRQVRTEEVPVARGVPDAVHIAVRPG; this is translated from the coding sequence ATGACTGCCGTGTACGACTCCCCCGTGGTCCTCGACCGGCGCGACGGCCCCTACGGCGAGGTGGTGCTGCGCCGGCACGGAGGGCTGCTGCAGATCATCGCCAACGGCTGCTTCCTCATGGACACCTCCGACGGGCGCTCGGAGCGGCTGCTGGTCGACGCCGCGTACGAGGCGCTGGACGGCCGCCCGCAGCCGAGCGTGCTGATCGGCGGGCTGGGCGTGGGGTTCTCGCTCGCCCATGCCGCGGCGGACCCGCGGTGGGGGCGGATCACCGTCGTGGAGCGGGAGCCCGCCGTCATCGACTGGCACCGCGACGGGCCGCTGGCCGAGGTGTCCGCCGACGCGCTCCGCGATCCGCGCACCGCGATCGTGCAGGACGATCTCGTGGCGTTCGTCAATGAGACATCCGACACGTTCGACGCGCTCTGCCTGGACATCGACAACGGCCCCGGCTGGACCGTCACCGACGACAACCACACGCTCTATTCACCGGCCGGACTCGCCTCCTGCACAAGGGTGTTGAATCCCGGCGGAGTGCTGGCCGTATGGTCCGCCGAACCGTCCCCGGAATTTGAAGGAACCTTGCGGAATGCCGGGTTCCGTCAGGTGCGTACCGAAGAGGTGCCCGTTGCCCGGGGCGTTCCGGACGCCGTGCACATCGCCGTCCGACCTGGATAG
- a CDS encoding response regulator transcription factor: protein MEQTHTSQSGAATTTPGAQRRVLVVEDDPTIVDAIAARLRAEGFLVQTASDGPAAVDTAEAWQPDLLILDIMLPGFDGLEVCRRVQAQRPVPVLMLTARDDETDMLVGLGVGADDYMTKPFSMRELAARVHVLLRRVERAALAAATPRSGILRLGELEIDHAQRRVRVKSEDVHLTPTEFDLLVCLANTPRAVLSREQLLAEVWDWADASGTRTVDSHIKALRRKIGAERIRTVHGVGYALETPTP from the coding sequence ATGGAGCAGACACACACCTCCCAGAGCGGCGCAGCGACGACCACCCCGGGCGCACAGCGCCGGGTCCTGGTCGTCGAGGACGACCCCACGATCGTCGACGCCATCGCGGCCCGGCTGCGCGCCGAGGGATTTCTCGTGCAGACGGCGTCCGACGGCCCGGCCGCGGTCGACACGGCCGAGGCCTGGCAGCCCGATCTGCTGATCCTCGACATCATGCTGCCGGGCTTCGACGGCCTGGAGGTCTGCCGGCGGGTGCAGGCGCAGCGCCCGGTGCCGGTGCTGATGCTGACCGCGCGGGACGACGAGACGGACATGCTGGTCGGTCTCGGCGTCGGCGCCGACGACTACATGACCAAGCCGTTCTCGATGCGGGAGCTGGCGGCGCGCGTGCACGTGCTGCTGCGCCGCGTGGAGCGGGCCGCCCTCGCCGCCGCCACCCCGCGCTCCGGCATCCTGCGGCTCGGCGAGCTGGAGATCGACCACGCCCAGCGCAGGGTGCGGGTGAAGTCGGAGGACGTCCATCTGACGCCCACCGAGTTCGACCTGCTGGTGTGCCTGGCGAACACCCCGCGCGCGGTGCTCTCCCGGGAGCAGCTGCTGGCCGAGGTGTGGGACTGGGCGGACGCCTCCGGCACCCGCACGGTCGACAGCCACATCAAGGCGCTGCGCCGGAAGATCGGCGCCGAGCGGATCCGCACCGTGCACGGCGTCGGGTACGCCCTGGAGACGCCC